GAGCACTCCCTTCGGTCGACCGCCCCGCCAGGGCGGGGCGGCGTCACCATTCGGTGACAAACTAACCGAATCTGGTATTACAGTCCTGAACAAGCCTGGCAGTTCGGAAGTAGCCTAGGATGTTGGAAGCCGGTATAGATTCAAGCCCGTCCGATTAGCTCCATAGAGGGCCGAACCAACCGCCGTTCCGGACGCTCTTAATCTTCCATGCAACTTTTGTTGCGTAATATGCAAACGCGTGCTAGTGTAGGGCCAATCGCTTTAGCGAGAAGGAGGCTATATGCGCAAGTTCGGGATGGTGGTTTTGGTGGTTTTGCTGGCCCTGCCTGGGGCTCTGGCCCAGAGCTGTCTGGCCGAGGTAAAGGCTCGAGGCCTGAACGTGGGTACCAGCCCCGACTACCCCCCCTTCGAGTTCCTGGACAACGCTAACAAGATCGTCGGCTTCGACATCGACCTGGTGAACCTGCTGGCCAAGGAACTGGGGATCAAGGTCAATTGGATCACCCAAAGCTTCGACGGGCTCATCCCGGCCCTGCTGGCTAAGAAAATCGACGTTGTGGCAGCGGGCCTAACCATCACCGAAGAGCGCAAGAAGTCGGTGGACTTCTCCCGCCCCTACATCTCCGGGCCTAACGTGATCATCACCCGCAAAGACACGCCTGGCATTCGCAAGCTCGAAGACCTCGCGGGTAAGCGGGTGGCAGTGCAGATCGGCAGCGCTCAAGAGAAGATCGCCCAGGGGGTGAAGGGGGCCATCGTCAAGTCCTACAACCTCTACACCGAAGCGGCCCTGGCCGTACAGACCCGTCAAGCCGACGCCCTCATCGTGCACCGCTCGGTGGGCCGGGCCTTCATTCAGCAGTACCCCGACCTGCAGGTGGTGGCCGAGCTGAATTCGGTGGATACCGGGCTGGCCCTCCGCAAGGAGTGCGCCGACTTGCGCCAGGCGGTGGACGTAGCCATGGAGAAGCTCGAGCGCAGCGGTAAGCTCGAAGAGCTCGTGGCCCGCTGGTTCAAATAACCCATGGACTTCGGGCTCATCCGCGACAACCTGCCCTTCTTGCTGCAAGGGGCCTGGATCACCGTAAAGGTCACGGCGCTTTCCCTTCTCTTCGGCATCCTGCTGGGAACGTTGGTAACCCTGGCTCGGATGTCCCCTTTACGCTGGCTCTCCGCCCTCACCCTGGGCTATATCGAGTTGCTGCGGGGCACGCCCTTGCTGGTGCAGATCTTCTTGATCTTCTTCGGGCTGCCCCAGCTCATCCAGCAGCAAATCAACGAGTTCGCAGCCGGAGTGCTGGCCTTTAGCATCAACTCCAGCGCCTACGTGGCCGAGATCCTGCGTTCGGGCATCCAGAGCATCCCCAAAGGTCAGCGTGAGGCCGCCCTATCTTTGGGCCTGAGTCCCAGCCAAACCCTGCGCTACGTGATCTTGCCCCAGGCCTTCACGCGGGTGATCCCCCCGCTGGTCAACGAGGGCATCAGCCTGCTGAAGAACTCCTCGCTGTTGTCGGCCATCGCGGTAGTCGAACTCACCCGCGCCGGGCAACTGGTAGCCAGTCGCACCTTCAAGCCCTTCGAGATGTACCTGGCAGTCTCCATGCTCTACCTGGGGATGACCCTGCTGCTGTCATGGGTCTCGCGCGGGCTCGAGCGCCGCTGGAGCGTCCCTCACTGATGAGTCGCGCCTCTTCCCCCACCGAGACAGGCATTGGGGCCCGGCTGCGCCGCATCCGCAAGGCCCAGGGCCTCACCCTGGAGCAGCTCGCAATGCGCAGCGGGCTGGACAAGTCCTTCCTCAGCCGCCTCGAGCGCGAGGCGACAGCAGCCAGCGTGGCCTCGTTGCTCAAGGTCTGCGCGGCCTTGGGCATCCAGCCCGGCGTCCTCTTCGAGGCCCCCAAGACCCGCCTGGTGCGCAAGGATGAGGCGGTAGCGGCCCATTTCGGCGGGGTGGGGGTACAAGACCACATCCTCTCGCGGGGGCTGGAGGGCGAGGTCATGGTGCTGCGCACCGAGATCGCCCCCGGCGGGCACGGGGGTAAAGAGCCTTACCGCTTTCCCGCCAATACCGATTTCATCACCGTGCTCAAAGGCCAGCTCACGGTGTGGGTGGCGGAGGAGGAGTACCGGCTGGGGCCGGGCGATAGCCTGACTTTCTCGGGGCGCGACCCCCACACC
The window above is part of the Calidithermus timidus DSM 17022 genome. Proteins encoded here:
- a CDS encoding basic amino acid ABC transporter substrate-binding protein produces the protein MRKFGMVVLVVLLALPGALAQSCLAEVKARGLNVGTSPDYPPFEFLDNANKIVGFDIDLVNLLAKELGIKVNWITQSFDGLIPALLAKKIDVVAAGLTITEERKKSVDFSRPYISGPNVIITRKDTPGIRKLEDLAGKRVAVQIGSAQEKIAQGVKGAIVKSYNLYTEAALAVQTRQADALIVHRSVGRAFIQQYPDLQVVAELNSVDTGLALRKECADLRQAVDVAMEKLERSGKLEELVARWFK
- a CDS encoding amino acid ABC transporter permease, whose product is MDFGLIRDNLPFLLQGAWITVKVTALSLLFGILLGTLVTLARMSPLRWLSALTLGYIELLRGTPLLVQIFLIFFGLPQLIQQQINEFAAGVLAFSINSSAYVAEILRSGIQSIPKGQREAALSLGLSPSQTLRYVILPQAFTRVIPPLVNEGISLLKNSSLLSAIAVVELTRAGQLVASRTFKPFEMYLAVSMLYLGMTLLLSWVSRGLERRWSVPH
- a CDS encoding helix-turn-helix domain-containing protein encodes the protein MSRASSPTETGIGARLRRIRKAQGLTLEQLAMRSGLDKSFLSRLEREATAASVASLLKVCAALGIQPGVLFEAPKTRLVRKDEAVAAHFGGVGVQDHILSRGLEGEVMVLRTEIAPGGHGGKEPYRFPANTDFITVLKGQLTVWVAEEEYRLGPGDSLTFSGRDPHTWRNPGPTPTVVIWVLCPAP